CCGTGTCCGCCTACGGCCTGTCGGGCACCAACGTCCACGCCGTCGTCGAGCAGGCGCCCGAACCGCAGCGCGAACCCGTGACGCCGGCCGCCGAGGGCCCGCTGATGTTTCCGCTGTCGTCGACCTCGGCGGAGGAACTGCGCCGGACCGCAGGCCGGATGGCCGACTGGCTGGCGCAGAGCGGTGACGGCAACGGCCGCGGTCCTGCCATCAACCTGGCCGACCTCGCGTACACCCTGACCCGCAGGCGCGGCCACCGGTCGGTGCGCACCGCGGTGATCGCCGGTGGGCGCGACGAACTGATCACCGAGTTCCGGGCGGTCGCCGAGGGCGACACCCCGTTCCAGCCGGCCGTTGCGCAAGACGACCGCGGACCGGTGTGGGTGTTCTCCGGCCAGGGTTCGCAGTGGGCCGGGATGGGTGCGGAGTTGCTGACCCGCGAACCGGTGTTCGCCGCGACGATCGCCGAACTCGAGCCGCTGATCGCCCGGGAGTCGAACTTCTCGGTGACACAGGCGATGTCGGCGCCGGAGACGGTCACCGGCATCGACCGCGTGCAGCCGACCGTGTTCGCCGTGCAGGTCGCGCTCGCCGCGACGATGCGGTCCTACGGGGTGACGCCGGGTGCGGTGATCGGGCACTCGATGGGCGAGGTGGCGGCCTCCGTCGTCGCCGGCGCGCTGAGCCTCGACGACGCGGTGAAGGTGATCTGCCGGCGGTCGCGCCTGATGGCGCGCATCGCGGGCTCCGGCGCGATGGCATCGGTGGAACTGCCTGCCTCACAGGTGATTTCCGAACTCGCCGCGCGTGGGGTCACCGACGTCTCGCTGGCCGTGGTGGCCTCCCCGCAGTCGACCGTCGTCGGCGGTGCCACGCAGTCGGTGCGTGATCTGGTCGCCGCCTGGGAGCAGCGCGACGTGATGGCCCGTGAGGTGGCCGTCGACGTGGCGTCGCACTCGCCGCAAGTCGACCCGATCCTCGACGACCTGGCCGACGCGCTGGAGGATCTCGATCCGCGCGAGCCCGAAATCCCCTACTACTCGGCGACGCTGTACGACCCGCGCGACATCGCCGACTACGACGCGGACTACTGGGTGGACAACCTGCGTCACACGGTGCGCTTCGCTGCCGCGGTGCAGGCCGCCCTGGAGGACGGGCACCGCGTCTTCGCCGAACTGTCCCCGCATCCGCTGCTGACGCACGCCGTCGAGCAGACCGCCCGCAGCCTCGACGTGCCGTCGGCGGTGCTGGCGGGGATGCGCCGCGGCCAGGAGCTTCCGCACGGATTGCTGCCGCTGACCGCCGACCTGCACAGTGTCGGTGCGGCCGTTGACTTCTCGGTCCGACACCCGTCGGGCCAGCTGATCACCGCGCCGCTGCCGACGTGGACGCACACGTCGCTGCTGCTCGACCAGGACAGCGCGGACGTGCCGTCCCGTGGCGCGCACACGATCGCGGTGCACCCGCTTCTCGGTTCGCATGTCGTGCTGCCCGAGGAGCCCGAGCGCCACCAGTGGCAGGGCGAGGTCGGAACCGAGGCGCAGCCGTGGCTGGCCGACCACCAGGTGCACGAGGTTGCGGTGCTGCCCGGCGCGGCGTACTGCGAGATGGCGCTCGCCGCGGCCCGTGAGGTGCTCGGTGAGGCGGCCGAGGTTCGTGACGTGTCCTTCGAGCGGATGCTGCTGCTCGACGAGGAGACGCCGATCTCCGCTTCCACGACAACGGTTTCGCCGGGTCACGTCGAGTTCACGGTGGAGACCTACGAGGCCGGTGAGCGCACCCGGCGCGCGGCCGCGACACTCAACGCCGCCGGCGACGACGCGGCGGCGCCGGTGTCCTACGACATCGAGGCGCTGCGCGCCGCGCACACCAACGGCGTCGAGGGCGAAGAGCTGCGCTCGGCGTTCGGCAGCGTCGGCATCAAGCACGGCGCCGCGTTCGCGGGCCTGGCCACCGCCTACACCGGGGAGGGGGACACCGTGCTGGCGGCGACCGCTCTGCCCGGTCCGCTGCGGTCGCAGCAGGCCGGCTACGGCGTGCACCCGGCACTGCTGGACGCGTGCTTCCAGTCGGTGGTGGCCCACCCGGATGTGCAGAGCGCGGCCGCGGGCGGCGGAATGTTGTTGCCGCTCGGGGTTTCCCGGCTGCGTGCGTTCGGCTCGGCCCGCAACGCGCACTGGTGCTACAGCCGGATCGTCAGCGCTGACGCCGACGGCGTGGTGGCCGACCTCGAGGTGCTCGACGAGCACGGCACGGTGGTGCTCAGCGTCACCGGGCTGAAACTCGGTGCGGGCACCTCCGAGCAGGCTCAGGCCGACCGCAAGCTCAACGAGCGGCTGCTGACCATCGAATGGCAGCAGCAGGAACTGCCAGAGGCCGATCCCGACGACGCCGGAACGTGGGTGCTGATCAACATTAGCGGCAACGGCAATGCGCTGGCCGCCGATCTCGCCGACGCGCTCAAGTCGGCAGGGGCCGACTGCACCACGATGGCGTGGGCGCCGAACTCCGATCACGAAGCCAACGCCGAATCGCTTGCCTCGTACCTGGAGTCGCAGCTCGTCACCGGCGTGGTGGTGCTGCCCGGTGCGGCGCAGGGTGTCGACGCCGCGGCCGGACAGCGCGGTGTCGAATGCGTGCGGCACGTGGTGCGGATCGCCCGCGAGCTGCCCGAGATCGCCGGCGAGCCGCCGCGGCTGTACGTGGTGGCCCGCAATGCGCAACAGGTGGTCGCCGACGATGTGCCGAACGTCGAGCACGCCGGCCTGCGCGGGCTGATGCGCGCGCTGGGCATGGAGTACCCGCGGCTGCGCCCGACGCAGATTGACGTCGACGACGTCACCGACGGCGCTCAGCTCGCCGGCCAACTGCTGGCCGGTTCGGACGAGGACGAAACCGCGTGGCGCGACGGCCGGTGGTACACCGCGCGGTTGTGCCCGGCGCCGCTGCGCGCCGAGGAGCGCAAGACCGCTGACGTCGACGCCGAGCGTGACGGGGTGCGCCTGCAGGTCCGCACACCCGGTGACCTCGAGTCGCTGGAACTCGTTGCCTTCGACCGGACTCCGCCGGGGCCCGGCCAGATCGAGGTGGCGGTCAGCGCGTCGAGCATCAACTTCGTCGACGTCCTCGTCGCCTTCGGTCGCGCGCCGGCCTTCGACGGCCGGCTGCCCGAACTCGGTTCGGAATTCGGCGGTGTCGTCACCGCGGTCGGCCCTGGTGTTACCACGCACCAGGTCGGCGACCGGGTCGGCGGTGTGTCGGCGAACGGCTGCTGGGGTACGTACGTCACCTGCGACGCCAACCTCGCGACCAAGCTGCCCGACGGTTTCGCAGAACACGAGGCCGCCGCGGTCGGCCTGGCCTACGCCACGGTGTGGCTCGGGCTGATCGAGCTCGCCCGCATGGGCAAGGGCGAGAAGGTGCTGATCCACTCCGCGACCGGCGGTGTCGGCCAGGCGGCGATCGCCGTCGCACGGTCCGTGGGCGCCGAGATCTACGCCACCGCGGGCAGTGAAGAGCGCCGACAGTTGTTGCGGGACTGGGGAATCGAGCATGTCTACGATTCGCGCAGCACCGCGTTCGCCGACGAGATCCGACGCGACACCGACGGCTACGGCGTGGACATCGTGCTCAACTCCGTCACCGGCGCCGCCCAGCGGGCCGGCCTGGAGTTGCTGTCCTTCGGCGGCCGGTTCGTCGAGATCGGCAAGCGCGACATCTACGGTGACACCCGGATGGGACTGTTCCCGTTCCGACGCAACCTGTCGTTCTACGCCGTCGACCTGGCGTTGATGACGGTCACGCATCCGGACAAGGTGCGCACGCTGCTCGAGAAGGTGTACCAGCTGACCGCCGACGGCACCCTGCCGCTGCCGGACATCACGCACTTCCCGCTGACCGACGCGGCCACCGCCATCCGCAAGATGGGCGGCGCGCAGCACATCGGCAAGCTGGTGCTGGATGTGCCCAAGACCGGGCTGGGTTCGGCTGTCGTTCCGCCGGAGGAGGTTTCGCCGTTCCGCAGCGACGGTGCCTACCTCGTCACCGGTGGTCTGGGCGGGCTGGGCCTGTTCCTCGCCGAGAAGATGGCCGAGGCCGGTGCGGGTCGCATCGTGCTGACGTCGCGCAGCGAGCTGAGCACCAAGGCCAAGGAGATCGTCGAGCTCATCGCGGCGTCGGGTGCCGACATCGTGGTGGAGTGCGGCGACATCGCGGCGCCGGGCACGGTCGATCGGCTGGTCGCCGCGGCGACCGCGACCGGGCTGCCGTTGCGCGGTGTGCTGCACGCCGCGGCGGTGGTCGAGGACGCCACCCTGCCCAACATCACCGATGACCTCATCGACCGTGACTGGGCGCCGAAGGTGTACGGCGCGTGGAACCTTCACGTCGCGACGGCGTCGCAGCCGCTCGACTGGTTCTGCGCGTTCTCGTCGGCGGCCGCGCTGGTGGGTTCACCGGGACAGGGTGCCTACGCCGCGGCCAACAGCTGGCTCGACGCGTTCATGACGTGGCGGCGGTCCCAGGGCCTGCCGGCCAGCGTCATCGCGTGGGGCGCGTGGGCCGAGATCGGCCGCGGCACAGCGCTGGCCGAGGGCGACGGCGCGATCCTTCCCGACGAGGGCGCGTACGCGTTCGAGGCGCTGCTGAGCCACGACCGCGGGTACACCGGGTACGCACCGATTCTGGGCACCCCGTGGCTCACCGCGTTCGCGCAGCGCAGTCCCTTCGCGTCGGCGTTCAAGTCGGCGGGACAGGGACCGGCCGAGGGCCGGCGACTGCGGGCCGAACTGGCCGCCATGCCGAGGGAGGAATGGCCGACGCACCTGCGGCGGCTGATCTCCGAGCAGGTCGGACTGATCCTGCGCCGGGCGATCGACCCCGACCGTCCGCTCTCGGAGTACGGCCTGGACTCGCTGGGCAATCTCGAACTGCGCACGCGGATCGAGGCCGAGACGGGAATTCGCATCACCTCCATGGGAGTCAGCACGGTCCGAGGCCTTGCCGACCACCTGTGCGAGACGCTCGCCGCCGACGAAGCCGTCCCGGCCGCATCCTGACCATCGCTCCGACACACAAGAGGGGGACAAGTGTTCTCACTTGAAGCCATTCACGACTGGACTGACGCACCGGGTGAGTTCGTGTCGTGGGAGCCGTCATCGGCCAGCGCGGCCAAAGCCGCCGAGGCGCCGGTGTCCGAGGTGCCGGTCAGCTACCAGCAGGCGCAGCATCTGCGTGCCTACCGCGAGCACGTCGCGCGCGGCACGCAGATGGCGCGCCTGACGATTCCGGCCTGGAACATCCAGGGCCGCTGCGACATCCGGCTGATGACGCACGTCATCAACGCCTATCTGCGGCGGCACGACACCTACCGCAGCCGGTTCGAGTTCGTCGGGGACGGTGACGAGGTCGTGCGCCGGACGCTGCGCAGCCCCAAGGACATCAAGTTCGTCGCGACCAACCACGGCGAGACGTCGGCCGAGCGGTGGCGCGAGCACGTGCTGGCCACCCCGTCGCCGCTGCAGTGGGACTGCTTCCGGTTCGGCGTCATCCAGCGTGCCGACCACTTCACGTTCTTCATGAGCGTGGACCATCTGCACGTCGACGCGATGTTCATGGGACTGGCGTTCGTCGAGATCCACATGATGTACGCCGCGCTGGCCGGCGGCGGGGCGCCGATCGCGCTGCCGGAGGCGGGCAGCTACGAGGACTACTGCGTGCGGCAGCGCGAGTTCACCGACTCGCTGACCCCCGAATCACCGCAGGTGCGTGGGTGGTTCGACTTCACCGACCGCAACAAGGGCACGCTGCCGCAGTTCCCGCTGCCGCTGGGGGATCCGTCGGTGCCGTGCGAGGGCGACCTGCTGACCATCGACCTGATGGACGAAAAGCAGTCGGACCGTTTCGAATCGGCATGCACCGACGCGGGCGCACGGTTCATCGGCGGCATCTTCGCGGCGGTCGCCATCGCCGAGA
The window above is part of the Mycolicibacterium rutilum genome. Proteins encoded here:
- a CDS encoding condensation domain-containing protein, translated to MFSLEAIHDWTDAPGEFVSWEPSSASAAKAAEAPVSEVPVSYQQAQHLRAYREHVARGTQMARLTIPAWNIQGRCDIRLMTHVINAYLRRHDTYRSRFEFVGDGDEVVRRTLRSPKDIKFVATNHGETSAERWREHVLATPSPLQWDCFRFGVIQRADHFTFFMSVDHLHVDAMFMGLAFVEIHMMYAALAGGGAPIALPEAGSYEDYCVRQREFTDSLTPESPQVRGWFDFTDRNKGTLPQFPLPLGDPSVPCEGDLLTIDLMDEKQSDRFESACTDAGARFIGGIFAAVAIAESELTGNASYHVITPTSTRNTQAEMMTTGWFTGTVPVSVDVTPTSFRATVRSAQSAFDSGLPLAYVPFDRVLELGAEHGVRKPDPGVPMISYMDATLAPLSPTVIGEWDTLNGKIYSEMGAAHQVGMWFNRFCNGTSVTLAFPNNPIAHESVTRYVDAMKAVFARVAAGRGELAPVGDLVELGMA
- the pks2 gene encoding sulfolipid-1 biosynthesis phthioceranic/hydroxyphthioceranic acid synthase, which produces MGETRAIPVAVIGMSCRLPGGIESPEQLWDALLKGDDFVTEIPRGRWDAEEYYDPEPGVPGRSVSKWGAFLDDASAFDHGFFGITEREATAIDPQHRVLLETAWEAVEHSGMNPSSLAGSKTGVFMGLTHNDYTYLAADTRALEGPYGFTGTSFSLASGRISYALNVHGPAVTVDTACSSGLSAIHMACRSLHEGESDLALAGGVSVLLEPRKAAGGSAAGMLSPTGRCHAFDVDADGFVSAEGCAVLMLKRLDEAVADGDRILAVIRGTASNQDGRTVNIATPSSDAQIAVYRAALENAGVEPQTVGLVEAHGTGTPVGDPLEYASVAAVYGTDSPCALGSVKTNFGHTQSAAGALGVMKAVLAVQHGVVPKNLHFNQLPDEMAKIETGLFVPESNTTWPNTGAHPRRATVSAYGLSGTNVHAVVEQAPEPQREPVTPAAEGPLMFPLSSTSAEELRRTAGRMADWLAQSGDGNGRGPAINLADLAYTLTRRRGHRSVRTAVIAGGRDELITEFRAVAEGDTPFQPAVAQDDRGPVWVFSGQGSQWAGMGAELLTREPVFAATIAELEPLIARESNFSVTQAMSAPETVTGIDRVQPTVFAVQVALAATMRSYGVTPGAVIGHSMGEVAASVVAGALSLDDAVKVICRRSRLMARIAGSGAMASVELPASQVISELAARGVTDVSLAVVASPQSTVVGGATQSVRDLVAAWEQRDVMAREVAVDVASHSPQVDPILDDLADALEDLDPREPEIPYYSATLYDPRDIADYDADYWVDNLRHTVRFAAAVQAALEDGHRVFAELSPHPLLTHAVEQTARSLDVPSAVLAGMRRGQELPHGLLPLTADLHSVGAAVDFSVRHPSGQLITAPLPTWTHTSLLLDQDSADVPSRGAHTIAVHPLLGSHVVLPEEPERHQWQGEVGTEAQPWLADHQVHEVAVLPGAAYCEMALAAAREVLGEAAEVRDVSFERMLLLDEETPISASTTTVSPGHVEFTVETYEAGERTRRAAATLNAAGDDAAAPVSYDIEALRAAHTNGVEGEELRSAFGSVGIKHGAAFAGLATAYTGEGDTVLAATALPGPLRSQQAGYGVHPALLDACFQSVVAHPDVQSAAAGGGMLLPLGVSRLRAFGSARNAHWCYSRIVSADADGVVADLEVLDEHGTVVLSVTGLKLGAGTSEQAQADRKLNERLLTIEWQQQELPEADPDDAGTWVLINISGNGNALAADLADALKSAGADCTTMAWAPNSDHEANAESLASYLESQLVTGVVVLPGAAQGVDAAAGQRGVECVRHVVRIARELPEIAGEPPRLYVVARNAQQVVADDVPNVEHAGLRGLMRALGMEYPRLRPTQIDVDDVTDGAQLAGQLLAGSDEDETAWRDGRWYTARLCPAPLRAEERKTADVDAERDGVRLQVRTPGDLESLELVAFDRTPPGPGQIEVAVSASSINFVDVLVAFGRAPAFDGRLPELGSEFGGVVTAVGPGVTTHQVGDRVGGVSANGCWGTYVTCDANLATKLPDGFAEHEAAAVGLAYATVWLGLIELARMGKGEKVLIHSATGGVGQAAIAVARSVGAEIYATAGSEERRQLLRDWGIEHVYDSRSTAFADEIRRDTDGYGVDIVLNSVTGAAQRAGLELLSFGGRFVEIGKRDIYGDTRMGLFPFRRNLSFYAVDLALMTVTHPDKVRTLLEKVYQLTADGTLPLPDITHFPLTDAATAIRKMGGAQHIGKLVLDVPKTGLGSAVVPPEEVSPFRSDGAYLVTGGLGGLGLFLAEKMAEAGAGRIVLTSRSELSTKAKEIVELIAASGADIVVECGDIAAPGTVDRLVAAATATGLPLRGVLHAAAVVEDATLPNITDDLIDRDWAPKVYGAWNLHVATASQPLDWFCAFSSAAALVGSPGQGAYAAANSWLDAFMTWRRSQGLPASVIAWGAWAEIGRGTALAEGDGAILPDEGAYAFEALLSHDRGYTGYAPILGTPWLTAFAQRSPFASAFKSAGQGPAEGRRLRAELAAMPREEWPTHLRRLISEQVGLILRRAIDPDRPLSEYGLDSLGNLELRTRIEAETGIRITSMGVSTVRGLADHLCETLAADEAVPAAS